The Macaca nemestrina isolate mMacNem1 chromosome 17, mMacNem.hap1, whole genome shotgun sequence genome contains the following window.
agtgcagtggcatgatctcagctcactgcaacctccacctcctgactttaagcaattctcatgcctcagcctcccaagtagctgggattacaggcatgcggcaccacgcctggctaatttttgtcttttatttatttagctttttgggacagtctcactctgtcacccaggctggagtgcagtggcgtgatctcggctcactgcaacgtctgcctcccgggtccaagcaattctcctgcctcagcctcccaagtagctgggactacaggcatgcgccaccatgcctggctaattttttgtatttttagtagagatggggtttcatcatgttggccaagcttgtctcgaactcctgacgtcaagtgacctgcccactttggcctcccaaagtgctgggattagaggcgtgagccactgcgcccggccagtgcctccatgtttcctttttttttttttttttttaaaaagatggagtctcactctgtctcccaggctggagtgcagtggtacgatcctggctcactgcaacttccacctcccaggttcaagcgattctgcctcttcagcctcccaagtagctgagactacaggtgcatgccacaatacctggctaatttttgtatttttagtagagatggggtttcactatgttggccaggctggtctcaaactccggacctcaggtgatccacccaccttggcctcccaaagtgctgggattacaggcataggcatgagccactgcacctggcctagtcaATCTTTTAATCCATGACTATTGTTACGTATTTTGACTCTGATGTTTCCCCAGATTTGGCTCTTTGGAGTTCTTCCAAGTCTGCTTTGAACGCTCTTGGTCTGCATCTCATTGGGGCCTGAGTTTGGAGATAGAAACAATCTCCTGCTCTGTAGAGTGGCTGGTCTGTggtttttcttctcttgtttAGGGCCAGGGTGACTTTTGTAGGTGTCACTTGGGCAATTTGGGGGAATATGCACGTTACCTAGTGCTCTTGTTTCGCCGTAGGAAAGTATCGCGAGTTCCACCATATGTACGGGGAGAAGCGTTTTGCTGACGCAGCTTCCCTCCTTCTGTCCTTGATGACGTCTCGGATTGCCCCTCGGTCTTTCTGGATGACTCTGCTGACAGATGCCCTGCCCCTTTTGGAACAAAAACAGGTGAAGGTTGCAGCAGGGTGGTTTTCTTTGCTTGTCCCTGCTGGAGCTTAGTTGTGTAGCTGTTGGCAACGTGTGTTTCCTCCCTTGTCGTTCTGCCTGCGCACGTGTGTTCCCCTTAGCACCCTCTCTGGAATTCCAGACTCACACAGGAAACACTGCTTAATTTGAAATGAGGTCTTCCTGTACAAAGCACACTGTTGCGAAAGGCATGAAAGGAAGAACGTCCGAACGTGGGCCCCTGCCCAACCAGTgcaggcctgggctgggggcAGCCAAGCAAGGCAGGCTCTCTTCCCTAGGTGATTTTCTCAGCAGAACAGACTTACGAGTTGATGCAGTGTCTGGAGGACTTGACGTCAAGAAGACCTGTGCGTGGAGAATCTGATATTCAGCAGCTCCAGGTCATTTTCACTTCTGGGCTGATGGTTCCACATGGAGGTGGGAAAAGGCTCCCTCTATCTCAGacttccccttccctccagaaACACTGGCTCCTATGGACACATGTGCCTCTGTTCCCCTTAACCTGTGTCATTCACACACCACCTTCTTTTAGGAGGAAATGAGGGATTCTAGTGTTCTGACCTCTACATTTTGCTCTTTCCTGTTCATCATTTCCAGTATGGCCCTTTGGTATTGCTTTCTTTTATATTGATAATTTTCTGGAAGCTACTATGAGTGTTAAGTGCCCTCTACCTTTGGATTAGCTAGAACCTTCGGGAGTGTGAAAGGGCTCCTTCCTACTCTTGTCTCATGCTGGTGCTCTCTGCTTTGCAGGATGAGGACATAGAAACCACCAAGGTGGAAATGCTGAGACTTGCTCTGGCACGAAATCTTGCTCGGGCAATTATAAGAGAAGGCTCACTGGAAGGTTCCTGAGAACTGCTTCATTGTGGTATCTTTGTATGGCAAtgtatatagattttttaaaggaataaatgtGTTGCAAATGTAGGTTCTTAGAGTCCACCCAGGGAGTTTATCTGTCCAGTCTGAACCTGAGGTAGTAAGATTAAAAAAtgcttgttttatgtttttttttttgagacacagtcttgcactgttgcctgggctcgagtgcaatggtgccatctcagctcactgcaacctccgcctcccaggttcatgtgattctcctgcctcagcctcccaagtagctagaattataggtgcacaccacatccagctaaattttttgtatttttaatagagatggggtttcactgtgttggccagactgatctcaaactcctgaccttgtgatctgcccgccttggcctctcacagtgctgggattacaggcgtgaaccaccgcacccagccttctctTATGTTCTATTTGATGTGGAACTGTCTTCCTGTGCCTCCTTAGATAAGAAACCACTCCCAGgtctggcgcagtggctcacgcctgtaatcccagcactttgggaagatccctcaaccccaggagtttgagaccagcctggacaacatagggagacctcatctctgtttaaaaaaaaacaaaaaagaggccgggtgcggttgctcaagcctgtaatcccagcactttgggaggccaagacgggcggatcaggaggttaggagatcaagaccatcctggctaacatggtgaaaccctgtctctactaaaaaatacaaaaaactagccgggcgaggtggcgggcgcctgtagtcccagctactcgggaggctgaggcaggagaatggcttaaacccgggaggcggagcttgcagtgagctgagatccggccactgcactccagcctgggcgacagagtgagactccatctcaaaaaaaaaagaaaaaaaagaaacccccaAAGTTATGGTGCCTACAGTGTCTTGGAAATTTGAAGAGCCCTTGGTGGTATACTTGTGCTTCTGACATCTTGCCTCACCTCTTCTGCAACACTTAACATTTTGGTTATTTAGTTCCCTTAAAATAGAAGCATACAGGAACCTGCACTTTTAACAAAAACCTTGGGCAGTTCTATCACAGGCTATCCACTCATGTATACCTGGAATTCATAGGTGGTACCTTTTCCTCCATCAGGGTGAATGGCGTCTATATTAGGAAGATTCCAAGTACAGtgaaaatggttttatttaaCATGCAGCAAAACAAGGGCAGCAGAGTTGGTATATCCAGTACAGCCATTTGCCACGAAGCATTGACCTCAATAGTAACGAGTAACACTCAAATAACTGTAATGTCTAGAGCGTAATACAAAGTTCCATTTCCACAGAGTAATTCCAGACATTCCCAGGGCTGCAGCAGCCAGTCTCTGGAAAGCTCTTGGGTTTATTCTTTAGTGAAAAATGATTCACTTTTGACCTGTCCTGTTCTAATGAAGCAGTGAAACCTGCTTGCTAAAGACAGCAAGGGGCAGGGAAGGAGTATGACCTCTTGATCCATAGGAAGGAATAAGGAAGCCTGGCAAGGGGCAGGGAGGAACCAGGGAATGTGGTCTGTGCCACCTTCCTTTCCCCCAGAGATGTCCGATTGCTGAGCTTGTTCATCTGAGCTCTGCAAGCTTCCCCGTGTCTATGGCAGCTGGtggtggttttttctttttttttttttgtgaggggAGGCTTGGAATCCCTGTCCCAGGATCACATCCAGCAGCCAGAGTGGCCAGGACAAGCTGGCTGGGGCCAAGCACTGTTGAAGCAATAGGGTCTGGTGACTCGGCTCAAGTGTGGCCCCTGATCTCATCACCTCCAGACCCAGCATTTCGCTGACAGTGCCCCTCAGGAGCTGGGGAACAGTCGAGGTTTCTGGGCAGCACATTAGGACATACGTCTAGTGTAACATTTGTGATCCTGAGGCCTCCTGCGTCCAGCCACAGGTGCCACACCACATGCCATCTGGTGAGAGGAGAGGGAGGCCAAAGCAGTAGGACGCAGAGTGGCGGGAGATTGTAAGGGGAGGATAGCAGTTTATTTCATGCCAAGCAAGAGGTAGTCAGTAGGATGGCCTGTCCCCACGGCTGGAGGCACGCTTTTCCCAGAAAGCTGAGTACCTGCTTCTGGAGAAGGGGAAACACTGGCtctcttcattttccttcctaTCCCTAGTTGGGCCTGTCATGAGGCCAAATTCCATGTCCTGCCAAGATGTCCATAGGACACAGCCTGCCACTGCCAGGGATAAGCACACAACTCATTACTCCATGGCCATTCCAGGATGATGCCATCCaccagaggcagggctggggactTTGCAGTATGCCAGTTCCTTATTCTGGGCCAGGTATCTTCCTGGGCCACTGAGCTTGGCCCACCTCCCTGGGGATGGCAGCAGGAGCTGGCTGGCGGGGGAAGCATGGAATTGCAAAAGGGCTGTGGCCCCTTGGGCCGTGCATCTGTCAGGTGTGAGGATGTGGCTCTTGTGGGGAGTGAGCCGTGACAGCCTCCCTTTAGagtctcccacccccaccccggtGGCTTCAGTGAATGccagcagaaagaagaaaacacctACGCCAAGCCTGGGGTCCATGTTCCCGGGACAGCAGTGAAGTCAGGGGCCACTCCCCACCCCTGACAGCATATGGCCACTTCAAGTCACACAGGTAGATAAAAACAGGTCCTTTTAGGGGCCAAAGGAAAGGTTACCACAGCAGCAGTTTGGTTCCCAGCAGAAATGCCCAGGGCCCCTGTTCCACATCAAAGCTATAAGCACTGTCGTCAGGGCATGGAGAGTGATGGGACCAGAGCCCTCCCGGTCTCAGGGCAGCCTGCCTGGCTTCAAGGTGGAGATCACAGCATCCTCTGGGGTCATAGGTTCCCCCATTGCTCCACAGGAGGGAACTGGTCCACCTCGCCCACCTCTGTGCTCAGCTGCTCCCCCAGGGTGAAGGTCAGCTTATACCGAAGCCGCACCTTCTCCTGTGACAGAGGGCAGCAAATGAGATCCAGCCCAGGCGGCCCCTCAGCAGGACGCCCTCTACTCTGCTACCCTCTCTGTGCTACAGGAATGGTCCCTTTTCCCCACAACCCCCAACCATGCTCAGCTGCTTAACCTGAGGCAGCAAAGGGATGTGTCAATCCTACAGTCAAGACACTTCCGGCTGGGAGGTGGTGGTCCTGAGGTCCTAATCTGGGGCAGCTGGGGCCTCAGGCTGGGACCCTGGGTGCTTTGCTACTCACCTTCAGTGGATTGGCCAGCAACATGACCTGGGTGATGGCTGCCGGTGGCTGGATGGGGCTGAATGGAGAGAGTTCTGTCCCAGAGGGTGGCTGCAACTTCACTTTCATTGACTAAAGAGAGAAGCTCCTTTGAAGACAGCTGGCAGGTGCCCCAGATGGAACCCACAGTGCACATACACACTGCCACCTGCTGGCTGCAAAGGCCTCCACACAATAGGGTCAAGCTAAAGCCGTTTTGGCCCCAGGGAGACACTAGTACCTTGGGCACTGCAGCCTGCAGCACGATGCTCTTGACAGGCAAGGGCGCTGTGTTCAGCATggacaccaccaccaccagtacGTCAGGTCGTCCTGGGGGACACTCCTTGGCAAAGTGGAAGAGGATGCGGAAGCCGTTTTTATCATaggctgtgatgggaagggcACTGCCTGCAAGAACGTGGCACGTGGGTGTGGGAGGAGCAGCACCAGAGACACCCAACAGAGCCCTGGCGGTGAGGGGACAAAGGCTACTCCGTGGCCGTGATGAATCCAATGCTTCCTTATGGAATCTGGGAGGGGCGCTCAGTGAGGACCTTAAGGCCAAGAATGCAGGCAAGGAGGACTGCCTGGCTCTAAGGGACCCCCTGCAAACAGTGCCTGGATCCACCCGTTGCATGTCCTACAGCTCTGTGGCTGTAGGCCCCACTGCCCTGCCCACCTCAAGCCTCCAACACCTACTAGGCTTGATCGATTCCAGGGGCACGTGGATGCTGGCCAGGGAGAGCTCAGGCCCCTTCAGGGGGCTGCCCTGGGACTGGAAACTCAGCGGCTGGAAGAGTGGGCTGCCAGGTGCCGTGGAGAAGGGCAGGAGAGGCCTGGCTGGGGTGGTGGTGGAGATGAGAGGGGAGGTGGCAGGTTTCACCAAGCCTGAGGTCCTGGGAGGTGGGAAGGATGGAAGGCACATCAGAGAGCCAGCCAGAGCTGGACTGACCCTCACCCAAGGCCCTTGGCCATGCTCTTACCCAGGCCCACCCCTTGCCTTCCAGCCTGACTGATGGGACTACAAGGCACCCCCACCCCTTCAAAGTTAGCTCTGGTTCTGACACATTCAGGCCCAACCCCACATCTCCTCCCACTCATTACACTTTGGCCTCTTCTAGAAGCTGATCGAGGGCATCCAGGTGGTGCAACACGCTGTCACCCAATGCCAAGCCATGGTGCCCAGGGACTGCAGGCTCAACTTTTGGGGCCAAAGCTGGGGCCACTCCAGTAGAAAACAAGAAGGAGCCCGCACTGGGGGCAGGAACactggctgggaccacaggagctgGGAAGGGAGACGGCAGTGGAGCTTGGGAGCTGCTTGAGGAGGGGGCCGAAGGCTGGAGAAGAGGAGCGTCGGAGGCGCCACAGGCAGTGGTCCCCGGCCTGGGGCTGAAGAAGTCCAGGTCGGACTGTTCCCTCTATGAGCAATGGAAAAGGTGGTGAGCCGAGGGCTGGCGGGGAGGGGCTGCCGCTGGAGCGGGGCACAGCCCTCCAAGGACCGCACGGAAGACAGACCCGGAAACACTCATTGTTCCCCACTGCAGCTGGCAGGCTCTGGAGGGAAAGGACAGCTAACTGTAGCCCAGGAGACATGACACTGGAAAGTGGAGGTCCTTGGCACAGTAGTGCTGTCACCGATCCTGTGCCCCTACCTGGAGTAGGTGCCACTGGCTGTTCCCAGCTGACTCTTTGGGAGGGACATTAGGGGCTGGGTCGGCGAGGCCTGacaacagagaagaaaactggaTGAGAAGAGACTGAGCTGGGCAGCCCTAGCCCCGCCTTGCCTGGTCAGGTGACAAGTGACATCAATGGGTGAAGGCACAGGGAGAAGCTGTTCTGCAGGCAGCCTCCAGAGGGGAATGGAGCCCTCCAGTCCATGATGCAGAAGTGGGGGGTTTGTGGAACGGGGTGCAGGGCAGGAGGCAGAGTCCACCGGGAGGATGGCTGTGGGGCCCTCAGGGTTGCTGAACTTCACTGACTACCTACAACTCAGGGCTCTTTGCCCACCTCAACAGTCACACTGGGGCCCCACTCAGGACTCCTCCTAATTCCACACACCCTTCTTCCTCCCGGAGCCCTGTCAGGGGATGGACAGTCCCCTGCGGGTCGTACCCAAGCAGAGCAGCTCCTCATCCAGCAAGGAGAGGGCGTTGCTTGTGCTGTTGGGCCCCGGGGTGGCCTCGGCCTGGCTAGAGGAGCGGCTACGTGGAGGTCCTGAAGCCTGGGGTGGTGGAGGGAGGATCGGGATGCCCGAGGAGGGTGGAGTGGGTGCTGGGGCCAACACGGAGGACAAACTGTTTGTCGTGTCCAGCTCGGCAAGGTCGATGAGCGTGCCTTGGTTACTGCACTGACTGTTTCCTGGATGGGTCAACAGAGTGGAACAGGAATAATTAGCGGTCTTCTAGTGGCTGTGTGGCAGGAGGCAGCACCCTAGGCACAGTGGTTACTGCTCCAGCCTCTGGCCTAATCCAATGGCATCTCTGCCAGGGGATGCTGTAAAGCAAGCCTGAGAAAGCAGGCGGGGAAATTCCCACCCACATCTCCAGGCCTCCGGGAAGCTGAAGGACTGCTTGGAATGGCAGAGAACCCCCTCGGGCCTCGTGCAACACCACGCTGGTCAGCCTACACCCGCAGCTTCATGGTCGTGACCTGAGGCTGGTCTGGAGGAGTCTAGAGTTGGGGACCAGAGCATCTCACCTTCTGAGTCAGGCAGGGTTAAGGTGGCCACCTCGCCGTTGATGACCTGCCCTTCAATAATTGTTTTGTAAGAGTTGATGACCCGGGAGAGGTTGTCACTGGCCTGCAGGATGTCCCCTGGAGCAGGAAAGAGAGACTTCTCACTCCTGTTGTGACAGTTCCCACCCACGTATCTAAACGCCTGGCTCATCCCTGACAGTTGCTCTTTCACTCACCCAAACTGTTATCATTGTCCTCAGTCTCACTGGCGAGTTTAAATAAAGTCCGCCTCTTGTTCTCACACCGATCAAACAGCTCCTGAAAGAGACTCAAGACATAAAAATCAAACCACACAGGCCCTTAGAGATCATCTGATTCATTCAGGGTTCACACCCAGAAAACGACGGGGATCTGCCAGTTGCCATGGTCAGTTACCAgcagagctgggaccacagcgcACGTCTTCTTGCCACCAGCCACCACCACACCACGTCACCCAGGGTGTTGGTTTAGGTAGCAGTCACCAGGATGGATGAGGGGAAGTCAGTCCCCTCCTGCCTTCCAGGCTGGCATGCTCCTCAGAACTCAAAATATCCACCCAACCATGGCCTGCACCACATGGGCATCAGGGTCACAAGGAAGCCTCTCTGTCTCAACGTCCCCAAAGCAGTAAGGAAAGGCAGAGAGCAGGGGTGAGCACCGAGGGCGTGGTCTCTGGAGTCAGACTCAGGTTTCCATTCAGCCCTTAC
Protein-coding sequences here:
- the LOC105469157 gene encoding ADP-ribosylation factor-binding protein GGA3 isoform X4 produces the protein MKNCGRRFHNEVGKFRFLNELIKVVSPKYLGDRVSEKVKTKVIELLYSWTMALPEEAKIKDAYHMLKRQGIVQSDPPIPVDRTLIPSPPPRPKNPVFDDEEKSKLLAKLLKSKNPDDLQEANKLIKSMVKEDEARIQKVTKRLHTLEEVNNNVRLLNEMLLHYSQEDSSDGDRELMKELFDRCENKRRTLFKLASETEDNDNSLGDILQASDNLSRVINSYKTIIEGQVINGEVATLTLPDSEGNSQCSNQGTLIDLAELDTTNSLSSVLAPAPTPPSSGIPILPPPPQASGPPRSRSSSQAEATPGPNSTSNALSLLDEELLCLGLADPAPNVPPKESAGNSQWHLLQREQSDLDFFSPRPGTTACGASDAPLLQPSAPSSSSSQAPLPSPFPAPVVPASVPAPSAGSFLFSTGVAPALAPKVEPAVPGHHGLALGDSVLHHLDALDQLLEEAKVTSGLVKPATSPLISTTTPARPLLPFSTAPGSPLFQPLSFQSQGSPLKGPELSLASIHVPLESIKPSSALPITAYDKNGFRILFHFAKECPPGRPDVLVVVVSMLNTAPLPVKSIVLQAAVPKSMKVKLQPPSGTELSPFSPIQPPAAITQVMLLANPLKEKVRLRYKLTFTLGEQLSTEVGEVDQFPPVEQWGNL
- the LOC105469157 gene encoding ADP-ribosylation factor-binding protein GGA3 isoform X1, with the protein product MAEAEGESLESWLNKATNPSNRQEDWEYIIGFCDQINKELEGPQIAVRLLAHKIQSPQEWEALQALTVLEACMKNCGRRFHNEVGKFRFLNELIKVVSPKYLGDRVSEKVKTKVIELLYSWTMALPEEAKIKDAYHMLKRQGIVQSDPPIPVDRTLIPSPPPRPKNPVFDDEEKSKLLAKLLKSKNPDDLQEANKLIKSMVKEDEARIQKVTKRLHTLEEVNNNVRLLNEMLLHYSQEDSSDGDRELMKELFDRCENKRRTLFKLASETEDNDNSLGDILQASDNLSRVINSYKTIIEGQVINGEVATLTLPDSEGNSQCSNQGTLIDLAELDTTNSLSSVLAPAPTPPSSGIPILPPPPQASGPPRSRSSSQAEATPGPNSTSNALSLLDEELLCLGLADPAPNVPPKESAGNSQWHLLQREQSDLDFFSPRPGTTACGASDAPLLQPSAPSSSSSQAPLPSPFPAPVVPASVPAPSAGSFLFSTGVAPALAPKVEPAVPGHHGLALGDSVLHHLDALDQLLEEAKVTSGLVKPATSPLISTTTPARPLLPFSTAPGSPLFQPLSFQSQGSPLKGPELSLASIHVPLESIKPSSALPITAYDKNGFRILFHFAKECPPGRPDVLVVVVSMLNTAPLPVKSIVLQAAVPKSMKVKLQPPSGTELSPFSPIQPPAAITQVMLLANPLKEKVRLRYKLTFTLGEQLSTEVGEVDQFPPVEQWGNL
- the LOC105469157 gene encoding ADP-ribosylation factor-binding protein GGA3 isoform X3 — translated: MAEAEGESLESWLNKATNPSNRQEDWEYIIGFCDQINKELEGPQIAVRLLAHKIQSPQEWEALQALTVLEACMKNCGRRFHNEVGKFRFLNELIKVVSPKYLGDRVSEKVKTKVIELLYSWTMALPEEAKIKDAYHMLKRQGIVQSDPPIPVDRTLIPSPPPRPKNPVFDDEEKSKLLAKLLKSKNPDDLQEANKLIKSMVKEDEARIQKVTKRLHTLEEVNNNVRLLNEMLLHYSQEDSSDGDRELMKELFDRCENKRRTLFKLASETEDNDNSLGDILQASDNLSRVINSYKTIIEGQVINGEVATLTLPDSEGNSQCSNQGTLIDLAELDTTNSLSSVLAPAPTPPSSGIPILPPPPQASGPPRSRSSSQAEATPGPNSTSNALSLLDEELLCLGLADPAPNVPPKESAGNSQWHLLQREQSDLDFFSPRPGTTACGASDAPLLQPSAPSSSSSQAPLPSPFPAPVVPASVPAPSAGSFLFSTGVAPALAPKVEPAVPGHHGLALGDSVLHHLDALDQLLEEAKVTSGLVKPATSPLISTTTPARPLLPFSTAPGSPLFQPLSFQSQGSPLKGPELSLASIHVPLESIKPSSALPITAYDKNGFRILFHFAKECPPGRPDVLVVVVSMLNTAPLPVKSIVLQAAVPKSMKVKLQPPSGTELSPFSPIQPPAAITQVMLLANPLKGANRERTVQAPVAPAC
- the LOC105469157 gene encoding ADP-ribosylation factor-binding protein GGA3 isoform X2, encoding MAEAEGESLESWLNKATNPSNRQEDWEYIIGFCDQINKELEGPQIAVRLLAHKIQSPQEWEALQALTVLEACMKNCGRRFHNEVGKFRFLNELIKVVSPKYLGDRVSEKVKTKVIELLYSWTMALPEEAKIKDAYHMLKRQGIVQSDPPIPVDRTLIPSPPPRPKNPVFDDEEKSKLLAKLLKSKNPDDLQEANKLIKSMVKEDEARIQKVTKRLHTLEEVNNNVRLLNEMLLHYSQEDSSDGDRELMKELFDRCENKRRTLFKLASETEDNDNSLGDILQASDNLSRVINSYKTIIEGQVINGEVATLTLPDSEGNSQCSNQGTLIDLAELDTTNSLSSVLAPAPTPPSSGIPILPPPPQASGPPRSRSSSQAEATPGPNSTSNALSLLDEELLCLGLADPAPNVPPKESAGNSQWHLLQREQSDLDFFSPRPGTTACGASDAPLLQPSAPSSSSSQAPLPSPFPAPVVPASVPAPSAGSFLFSTGVAPALAPKVEPAVPGHHGLALGDSVLHHLDALDQLLEEAKVTSGLVKPATSPLISTTTPARPLLPFSTAPGSPLFQPLSFQSQGSPLKGPELSLASIHVPLESIKPSSALPITAYDKNGFRILFHFAKECPPGRPDVLVVVVSMLNTAPLPVKSIVLQAAVPKSMKVKLQPPSGTELSPFSPIQPPAAITQVMLLANPLKPAGSQPGENSPSSSGTRMLKSTRHSLHPWEPSYLG